One Elusimicrobiota bacterium genomic region harbors:
- the clpP gene encoding ATP-dependent Clp endopeptidase proteolytic subunit ClpP, with translation MKANLIPMVVEQSPRGERAYDIYSRLLKDRIIFIGAPLDDDFANSIIAQLLFLESESTEKEISLYINTPGGMVTAGLAIYDTMQFIKSKVKTICMGQAASMGAILLTAGAKGKRYALPNSRIMIHQPLGGVQGQATDIGIQAKEILRVKSRLNDMLSKHTGQPIEKIEKDTDRDFFMTADEAKIYGIVDEVIVERK, from the coding sequence ATGAAAGCAAATCTTATACCAATGGTCGTAGAGCAATCTCCTCGCGGCGAACGTGCTTATGATATTTATTCGCGGCTTTTGAAAGACAGGATTATATTTATCGGGGCGCCTCTTGATGATGATTTTGCAAATAGTATTATTGCCCAGCTTCTTTTTCTTGAATCGGAAAGTACCGAAAAGGAAATCTCGCTTTATATCAATACACCCGGCGGTATGGTTACTGCAGGTCTTGCAATTTATGATACAATGCAGTTTATAAAATCAAAAGTTAAAACAATCTGCATGGGACAAGCGGCATCTATGGGAGCAATACTTCTTACTGCCGGTGCAAAAGGGAAAAGATATGCGCTTCCTAATTCCAGGATAATGATTCACCAGCCGTTAGGCGGTGTTCAAGGGCAGGCAACTGATATAGGTATACAGGCAAAAGAGATTTTAAGAGTAAAAAGCCGGCTTAACGATATGCTGTCAAAACATACAGGCCAGCCGATTGAAAAAATAGAAAAAGATACTGACCGTGATTTTTTTATGACTGCTGATGAAGCGAAAATTTACGGTATTGTAGATGAAGTAATCGTAGAGAGGAAATAG
- the tig gene encoding trigger factor, with amino-acid sequence MENMKVDILEKKGCKVEIKAEIPADEVEKERTVVFADIQQNAVISGFRKGHAPMDFVKREFAKTALNKTLQNLMTSAIEKIIKEQDLHPVVTPEAEPEDYNEGKPFSFKLKVEQVPEFEPKDYKKIKITKKIKKITEKEVNEVIKNLQDRRANLIDAGDIAAEPHHFLVADYDGIIDGKKIDKPIENQTIDLSHKSLPEGFATGLVGMKSGETKTIETKISDKPAKLDIKIKSIKKKVLPEVNDEFAKDFGHENVSQLKEKIKEDIIKTEEEKTRQDMESQIIESLLKSNDFPVPETLVEYELNNMIDRTKQYLVSNHSFNQEEFEKSIPAMRDKYKTDAEKTVHSSYLLSKIIKNENINVDEDEINKKIEEISGGDKKVAENYQKYREYLSLQIKEKKLFDFLLENAKIKEVKA; translated from the coding sequence ATGGAAAATATGAAAGTTGATATTTTAGAGAAAAAGGGCTGCAAAGTGGAAATTAAGGCTGAAATTCCAGCTGATGAAGTAGAAAAAGAAAGGACTGTCGTTTTTGCAGATATTCAGCAAAATGCTGTTATATCCGGGTTCAGGAAAGGGCATGCACCTATGGATTTTGTCAAAAGAGAATTTGCAAAAACTGCTTTAAATAAAACACTTCAGAATCTTATGACATCTGCGATAGAAAAAATTATCAAAGAGCAAGATCTTCACCCGGTAGTGACACCGGAAGCTGAACCTGAGGATTATAATGAAGGTAAACCGTTTTCATTCAAGTTAAAGGTTGAGCAAGTTCCGGAATTTGAACCGAAAGACTACAAGAAAATAAAAATTACGAAAAAGATAAAAAAAATTACAGAAAAAGAAGTGAACGAAGTAATAAAAAATCTCCAGGACAGGCGGGCAAACCTCATAGATGCCGGTGATATTGCAGCTGAACCTCATCATTTTCTTGTTGCCGATTATGACGGGATTATTGACGGAAAGAAAATTGATAAGCCCATTGAAAATCAGACAATAGATTTATCGCATAAATCACTGCCGGAAGGTTTTGCAACAGGTCTTGTGGGTATGAAATCCGGTGAAACTAAAACAATAGAGACAAAAATTTCCGATAAACCCGCTAAATTAGATATTAAAATAAAATCAATAAAGAAGAAGGTTTTACCGGAAGTAAATGACGAATTTGCAAAGGATTTTGGACATGAAAATGTCAGCCAGCTGAAAGAAAAGATAAAGGAAGATATTATAAAAACAGAAGAAGAAAAAACCAGGCAGGATATGGAAAGTCAGATTATAGAGTCATTGTTAAAGTCAAATGATTTTCCGGTTCCGGAAACACTGGTTGAATATGAATTAAATAATATGATTGACAGGACAAAACAATATCTTGTTAGTAATCATAGTTTTAATCAGGAAGAATTTGAAAAATCTATTCCTGCGATGCGGGACAAGTACAAAACTGACGCGGAAAAAACAGTCCACAGTTCGTATTTATTATCAAAAATAATTAAAAATGAAAATATAAACGTGGATGAAGATGAGATAAATAAAAAGATTGAAGAAATATCAGGCGGGGATAAAAAAGTAGCTGAAAATTACCAGAAATATCGTGAATATTTATCGCTTCAAATCAAGGAAAAGAAACTCTTTGATTTTCTTCTGGAAAACGCAAAGATTAAGGAGGTCAAAGCATGA
- a CDS encoding N-6 DNA methylase has protein sequence MRNAIISGNFFKNISCKTPFFPFNELPVIRHKHRKVHNQYFTPEFVVEKALSLVPVKDIKNVVDPSVGNGVFLRIASEKWNIAKLFGIDIDTEIITNLKNTGLENSFLKTGDSLKTKTWEKIPEIGDGILDNGFDLVVGNPPFSSWFQRVESKEILTDYELAKNKGNLRKSQAIEVLFLEKFIQLAKKGGYIVIVLPEGILSNPKDRYIREYILRETTVKNIISLPRNVFEGTSAKTSVLILQKGSCTNTGYCAEISEFGKTGIIDNTIKISRKDLLDRMDYQYYRFLNKSSIGEIKHNNIPFRPLKDFVVYYKTGKTVYGKEREFSDKGLKFLHATNITDVGIDYRKDKRYITAESKMDFLGAHTKIGEILFVRVGVGCAGKVAIIDSKDDEGVASDYLHILRVKGIDPYYLVLYLKTKYGRETIQLLKHGVGTISINKTDILSLPVPLVSAGLQKNIGKCYKEIISQYRKRKISESIGKLNALIQKVELKLQTQARQKLLGGWRNWQTRTA, from the coding sequence ATGAGAAATGCGATTATAAGCGGGAATTTTTTTAAGAATATAAGTTGTAAAACTCCATTTTTCCCGTTTAATGAATTGCCGGTTATAAGGCATAAACACAGGAAGGTTCATAATCAGTATTTTACACCGGAATTTGTGGTAGAGAAGGCGTTGTCGCTTGTTCCTGTGAAAGATATTAAAAATGTAGTTGACCCGTCTGTCGGTAATGGTGTTTTTCTCAGAATTGCATCGGAAAAGTGGAATATTGCTAAATTATTCGGGATTGATATTGATACGGAAATAATCACGAATTTAAAAAATACAGGACTGGAAAACTCTTTTCTTAAAACAGGGGACAGTTTAAAAACAAAAACATGGGAAAAAATTCCTGAAATCGGCGATGGAATTTTAGATAATGGTTTTGACCTTGTTGTGGGAAATCCCCCGTTTAGCAGTTGGTTTCAGCGTGTTGAGTCAAAAGAGATATTAACTGATTACGAATTGGCGAAGAATAAGGGGAATCTAAGAAAAAGTCAGGCAATAGAAGTCCTTTTTCTTGAGAAATTCATTCAACTTGCTAAAAAAGGCGGTTATATTGTTATAGTGTTGCCGGAAGGGATTCTTTCAAATCCTAAAGACCGGTACATACGAGAATATATTTTAAGAGAAACAACCGTTAAAAATATAATCAGTTTGCCAAGAAATGTTTTTGAAGGGACTTCTGCCAAAACAAGCGTTTTAATTTTACAAAAAGGATCCTGCACAAATACAGGCTATTGTGCTGAAATAAGCGAATTTGGAAAAACAGGAATAATTGACAATACAATAAAAATATCGAGAAAAGATTTGCTGGACCGGATGGATTATCAGTATTACAGATTTTTAAATAAAAGTAGTATTGGCGAGATAAAACATAATAATATTCCTTTCCGTCCTTTGAAAGATTTTGTTGTTTATTATAAAACAGGAAAAACTGTTTATGGTAAGGAAAGAGAGTTTTCTGATAAAGGATTAAAGTTTCTTCACGCTACGAATATTACGGATGTCGGCATAGATTACAGGAAAGATAAAAGATATATTACAGCGGAAAGTAAAATGGATTTTCTTGGTGCCCATACAAAAATTGGCGAGATTTTATTCGTGAGGGTGGGAGTTGGTTGTGCCGGTAAGGTTGCCATTATTGACAGTAAAGATGATGAAGGGGTAGCTTCTGATTATCTTCACATTTTAAGAGTAAAAGGGATTGACCCCTATTATCTTGTATTATATTTAAAAACAAAATATGGCAGGGAAACTATACAGCTTTTGAAACACGGTGTTGGAACTATCAGTATAAACAAAACAGATATTTTGTCATTGCCTGTCCCGTTAGTTAGTGCCGGGCTTCAAAAAAACATCGGAAAATGTTATAAAGAAATTATCAGTCAATATAGAAAAAGAAAAATCAGTGAATCTATAGGAAAATTAAACGCTCTAATACAAAAAGTTGAATTGAAATTGCAAACACAGGCAAGACAAAAGCTTTTGGGCGGATGGCGGAACTGGCAGACGCGCACGGCTTAG
- a CDS encoding ABC transporter permease encodes MKKLFLQFFLLANNILIKNVVSVFDFFSDNITLFIFSIKSLFSKNKKGKILISNLTKSQIYFTGVQSFLLVSLVALMLGGVTIVQSVTQLSKINAEQFIGKILVLVIVRELGPVFTALIVIGRSASAIATEIGNMSISKEIEAMESMGVDPLRYIMIPRLLGMVISLILLTVYFNMVGIFGGLLVAKITLSTSLNILFNNIISTITYTDMLVSFLKSLGFGIIIATISVYQGFKVKISLTEVPQAATKAVVNSLLGSFIFNSILTVLFYI; translated from the coding sequence ATGAAAAAACTATTTTTGCAGTTTTTTTTACTGGCTAACAATATTTTAATTAAAAATGTTGTTTCTGTTTTCGACTTTTTTTCAGACAATATCACCCTTTTTATTTTTTCTATAAAATCACTCTTTAGCAAAAATAAAAAAGGCAAAATCCTAATATCTAACTTAACAAAATCTCAAATTTATTTTACAGGTGTCCAGTCTTTTTTGTTGGTCAGTTTAGTTGCCCTTATGCTTGGCGGTGTAACAATTGTTCAAAGTGTGACCCAGCTGTCAAAAATTAATGCCGAACAATTCATAGGTAAAATTCTTGTTCTGGTAATTGTTAGGGAATTAGGTCCCGTATTTACCGCACTTATTGTAATCGGCCGTTCAGCCAGTGCAATAGCTACTGAAATCGGAAATATGTCAATCTCAAAAGAAATTGAAGCAATGGAATCTATGGGAGTTGACCCGCTAAGATACATTATGATTCCAAGACTGTTAGGCATGGTTATTTCATTAATACTTTTAACAGTTTATTTTAACATGGTTGGTATATTTGGAGGTCTTTTAGTAGCGAAAATCACATTGTCCACTTCGCTCAACATTTTGTTTAACAATATCATAAGCACAATTACATATACCGATATGCTTGTTTCTTTTTTGAAAAGTCTGGGTTTTGGAATAATTATAGCAACTATCTCTGTCTATCAGGGATTTAAAGTAAAAATTTCGCTGACAGAGGTCCCGCAAGCTGCCACAAAAGCAGTTGTAAACTCGTTGTTGGGTTCGTTTATTTTCAACAGCATATTAACAGTTTTGTTCTACATATAA
- a CDS encoding ATP-binding cassette domain-containing protein, whose amino-acid sequence MEIKINNIHYNVHGSGKQILNGIDISVSENNILTIVGPSGSGKSTFLKVAAGLIEPTSGEVIIENINFTKDSRKQIYEIREKMGFSFQDAALINNLNVYDNIALPLKYHTNLNEKEIFTKIYSWLERMELSKNIYDLPAELNISQKKVVGLIRTIINSPRYIFLDEPTNNMDYHYADLVRKVIKELKNENTAIMMTTNHIKWASEICNNIAVLIEGKLEMCGKYEDICSTENKKVKEVMRRIGGHNAN is encoded by the coding sequence ATGGAAATTAAAATAAACAATATTCACTATAACGTTCATGGAAGTGGAAAACAGATATTAAACGGAATTGATATTTCTGTTTCCGAAAATAATATTTTAACAATAGTCGGACCAAGCGGCTCCGGTAAATCCACTTTTCTTAAAGTGGCAGCAGGACTGATTGAACCTACATCCGGAGAAGTTATTATAGAGAATATAAATTTTACAAAAGACAGCAGAAAACAAATTTATGAAATTAGAGAAAAAATGGGTTTTTCGTTTCAAGATGCAGCATTAATAAATAATTTAAATGTTTATGACAATATCGCCCTTCCTTTGAAATACCATACAAACTTGAATGAAAAAGAAATATTTACTAAAATATATTCATGGCTGGAAAGAATGGAGTTGTCTAAAAATATTTATGATTTACCCGCCGAACTGAATATCAGCCAAAAAAAAGTTGTCGGACTTATAAGAACCATTATAAATTCGCCAAGATACATTTTTCTTGATGAACCGACAAATAATATGGATTATCACTATGCAGATTTAGTACGAAAAGTTATAAAAGAACTCAAGAACGAGAATACAGCTATTATGATGACAACAAACCATATAAAATGGGCATCTGAGATTTGCAATAATATTGCAGTGCTTATTGAAGGTAAATTGGAAATGTGCGGAAAATACGAAGATATATGTTCTACGGAAAATAAAAAAGTGAAAGAAGTTATGCGTCGTATCGGAGGTCATAATGCTAATTAA
- a CDS encoding MlaD family protein, with amino-acid sequence MLIKTKRIERIVYIFVILGLISILSLLVLVGRGKRLFSSKNYYYSRFNSGEGLNKGMPVNINGIQIGTLESIKLDGNNNIALKLSIYEEHIHRIRKGSVLRLISPLLGSKTLDIIPGDIYSAEIKNNDYIPSFDSEDGKKILLARKSDVQLSTAENILANVSSLVQRLNEPNGPLFANLENFKIISQNIGKLSEKFANNQERIDSIFKHVEDTTVNLNTISRSIMKSQFFKEKETKPGKQSIDLNESYSPYKNK; translated from the coding sequence ATGCTAATTAAGACAAAAAGAATAGAAAGGATTGTGTATATATTTGTAATCTTAGGTTTAATCTCTATTTTATCTTTGTTAGTTCTTGTCGGTCGCGGGAAAAGATTATTCAGCAGCAAAAACTATTACTATTCCAGGTTCAACTCGGGAGAAGGATTAAATAAAGGTATGCCGGTTAATATAAACGGGATACAAATAGGAACTTTAGAAAGTATAAAATTAGACGGCAACAATAACATTGCATTAAAGTTATCTATTTATGAAGAACATATTCATAGAATCAGAAAAGGTTCCGTATTACGGTTAATATCGCCATTATTAGGTTCAAAAACACTGGATATAATTCCGGGAGATATATATTCTGCTGAAATAAAAAATAACGACTATATACCGTCTTTTGATTCTGAAGATGGCAAGAAGATATTATTGGCAAGAAAAAGTGACGTACAATTATCAACAGCAGAAAATATACTTGCCAATGTTTCCAGCCTGGTCCAACGTTTAAACGAACCAAACGGACCATTATTCGCAAATTTGGAAAATTTTAAAATAATAAGCCAAAACATAGGTAAACTAAGTGAGAAATTTGCAAATAATCAGGAAAGGATTGACAGCATATTTAAACATGTTGAAGACACCACAGTAAATCTTAACACTATTTCAAGGTCTATAATGAAATCACAATTTTTTAAAGAAAAAGAAACAAAACCGGGAAAACAATCTATAGATTTAAATGAATCTTACAGTCCTTATAAAAACAAATGA
- a CDS encoding tetratricopeptide repeat protein, producing MKKITLLLILLSLIYLSGCVPKIEINNSTKNQEASGLIESGKNYYSQGDFPKALQSFQRALEINQTLDNQPDAAVAHNNIGTTFLALENTNEAEKHFLQALEINRKLNLKEEIVTNLNNLGRLYSVKKDYTKAKETFEESLKLSKELKDLISIAITNNNLGMCEMNAGNFEKAKEYFEKAAKTNKDKNNKTGLAINMLNLGNLLLEQDKYEDSLTFFNEALKIHKQIEDPYYIAADLSSIGLTMEKLKRYAEALEFLQRAYEINQKLADKERMKKDLSDIIRVAKILNKKELIESSQEDLKSLP from the coding sequence ATGAAAAAAATAACATTATTACTAATCTTACTTTCTTTAATCTATCTATCCGGTTGTGTTCCAAAAATAGAAATTAATAATTCTACTAAAAACCAGGAAGCCAGCGGTCTGATTGAATCAGGTAAGAATTACTATTCCCAGGGAGATTTTCCTAAAGCACTTCAATCATTTCAAAGAGCACTGGAAATAAACCAAACGCTTGATAACCAGCCTGACGCTGCTGTCGCTCATAATAATATCGGAACAACATTTCTCGCTCTGGAAAATACAAACGAAGCAGAAAAACATTTTCTACAGGCGTTAGAAATAAACCGCAAACTTAATTTAAAAGAAGAAATCGTCACTAACCTTAATAATCTTGGCCGTCTTTACAGTGTAAAAAAAGATTACACCAAAGCAAAAGAAACATTTGAAGAATCTCTCAAATTAAGCAAAGAATTAAAGGATTTAATAAGTATTGCAATCACCAATAATAATCTCGGTATGTGTGAAATGAATGCCGGTAATTTTGAAAAAGCAAAAGAATATTTTGAAAAGGCAGCGAAAACAAATAAAGATAAAAACAATAAAACAGGGCTTGCTATAAATATGTTAAATTTGGGGAACCTTCTCTTAGAACAGGATAAATATGAGGATTCACTGACCTTTTTTAACGAGGCGTTGAAAATACACAAACAAATCGAAGACCCGTATTATATAGCGGCTGATTTAAGCAGCATCGGGCTTACTATGGAAAAACTTAAACGATATGCAGAAGCACTGGAATTTTTACAAAGAGCATATGAAATAAATCAAAAACTCGCAGATAAAGAGCGTATGAAAAAAGACCTTTCGGATATAATACGAGTTGCTAAAATACTAAATAAAAAAGAACTTATTGAAAGTTCCCAGGAAGATTTAAAATCCCTACCGTAA
- a CDS encoding DUF4340 domain-containing protein codes for MRNLIKLFIIFVILILVAVFFRKMRDRTPVKIPFSKLNIEKVASIELKNWKLDLKIVKKDNIWKIEKPVNYKADDNSVNELLNKLKDIEVGEVITENKDKYSDYEVSPEKGTEVKVNNMDGGNSVNVIFGKMAGNYQSTFIKFADKKEVFISSGLEKNILEKDLKLWMDRVILKFKNEDVDSVVLNKKDGFEITKSSGQLILRTSAKKYDIDAQKYIDFLNQLNNLSAEDFYDDNSELGIKTTGLNSPVLRLKIKFKDGIEKEILLGKEDKESKVYLSLKDTNQIFLVSKYSFESINKKYTDLIKK; via the coding sequence ATGAGAAATTTAATTAAATTATTTATTATTTTTGTAATTCTTATTTTGGTTGCGGTCTTTTTCAGAAAAATGAGGGACAGGACCCCGGTAAAAATTCCGTTTTCAAAACTTAATATTGAAAAGGTTGCAAGCATAGAATTGAAAAACTGGAAATTGGATTTAAAAATAGTAAAAAAAGACAATATCTGGAAGATAGAAAAACCCGTAAATTATAAAGCAGACGATAATTCTGTCAACGAGCTGCTGAATAAGTTAAAAGATATTGAAGTGGGTGAAGTAATTACAGAAAATAAGGATAAATATTCCGATTATGAAGTGAGTCCCGAAAAAGGGACGGAAGTTAAGGTAAATAATATGGATGGCGGGAATTCTGTTAATGTTATATTCGGTAAAATGGCAGGAAATTACCAATCGACATTTATAAAATTTGCAGATAAAAAAGAAGTTTTTATTTCTTCGGGTCTTGAGAAGAATATTTTAGAAAAAGATTTAAAACTGTGGATGGACAGGGTAATCCTGAAGTTTAAAAATGAAGATGTGGATTCAGTTGTTTTAAATAAAAAAGATGGATTTGAAATTACAAAAAGTTCCGGGCAGTTAATACTTAGAACATCTGCAAAGAAATATGATATTGATGCTCAAAAGTATATAGATTTTCTAAATCAATTAAATAATTTGAGCGCCGAAGATTTTTATGATGATAATTCGGAATTAGGGATAAAGACCACAGGATTAAATAGTCCGGTTCTCAGGCTGAAAATAAAATTTAAAGATGGCATAGAAAAAGAGATTTTGTTAGGGAAAGAAGACAAGGAATCAAAGGTTTACCTGTCTTTAAAAGATACAAATCAGATATTCTTGGTATCCAAGTACAGTTTTGAATCAATCAACAAGAAATACACGGATTTAATAAAAAAATAA
- a CDS encoding Gldg family protein, translating to MNKKIYSITYILIFLGILAVLNFISSMLFLKLDFSPQKMYSVSPATKKILSRLEDNIIFRVYFTKNLPNPYGANGRYLRDFLEEYQAYSKSKIKLSFIDPTGNEKLQREAQLAGIMPMRFTSVEKDKMELKEGYMGVSIMYNDKTETIPVIKDTDGLEYEISSKIKKLMNPTKKTIGFLTGHNETNPLEIPEFSGYFGEKFNSKMVDTTKEDIPADIDCLLIVGPKTKLTDYEVYLIDQFVMAGKPVGILLNEYDVAFDNFYVRQTDNGLKDMLNYYGVSVNPGLVLDLQCQRIGIQQKQGYFVINNYVEYPFIPVATKFNTENLIVKNFEKLSLPFVSSFETNISTLTQQNRKFIPLMYSSRESWIMANVYMANPMQKYMPSKNNQMGPFVLGGILEGSFDSLYKGRTPPKREKAKDSKTKVEIQPNSGDISEVKYNRIMLSGTSSIVRKEFLSDPTCVTYFMNILDWLAEDYDLLSIRSKGFIYRPLNKVSDAVRLIFKYSNLLLLPILVIFYGLFRWKTRKILIENRSKEILELKN from the coding sequence ATGAACAAAAAAATATATTCCATTACGTATATTTTGATTTTTTTAGGCATACTTGCGGTGCTTAATTTTATCTCTTCAATGCTTTTTTTGAAGTTGGATTTTTCACCCCAGAAAATGTATTCTGTTTCTCCTGCGACCAAAAAAATCCTGTCACGGTTAGAAGATAACATTATATTCAGGGTTTATTTTACAAAAAATCTGCCGAATCCTTATGGTGCTAACGGTCGTTATCTAAGGGACTTTTTGGAGGAGTACCAGGCATATTCGAAATCAAAAATTAAACTTTCCTTTATAGACCCCACAGGTAATGAAAAACTGCAGAGAGAAGCGCAGCTTGCAGGCATTATGCCCATGAGATTTACTTCGGTTGAGAAAGACAAAATGGAACTGAAAGAAGGTTACATGGGTGTTTCCATTATGTATAATGATAAAACTGAAACTATCCCGGTTATAAAGGATACTGATGGTTTGGAATATGAGATTTCAAGTAAAATAAAGAAGTTAATGAATCCTACAAAGAAAACCATAGGTTTTTTAACCGGTCATAATGAAACCAACCCGCTGGAAATACCGGAATTTTCAGGATATTTCGGTGAAAAATTCAACTCTAAAATGGTAGATACAACAAAGGAAGATATACCTGCGGATATAGATTGTTTGTTGATTGTCGGTCCTAAAACTAAACTGACTGATTATGAAGTTTATTTAATTGACCAGTTTGTAATGGCCGGCAAACCGGTGGGAATTTTACTTAATGAATATGATGTTGCGTTTGATAATTTCTATGTCAGGCAAACTGACAATGGTTTAAAAGATATGTTGAATTATTACGGGGTTTCCGTTAATCCGGGACTGGTCCTGGATTTACAATGCCAAAGAATCGGAATCCAGCAGAAGCAGGGATATTTTGTTATTAATAATTACGTGGAATATCCTTTCATACCGGTTGCTACAAAATTTAATACTGAAAATCTAATTGTTAAAAACTTTGAAAAATTGTCGCTGCCTTTTGTATCTTCATTTGAAACAAATATTTCTACTTTAACACAACAAAACAGGAAGTTTATTCCGCTTATGTATTCTTCAAGAGAATCCTGGATAATGGCAAATGTTTATATGGCAAATCCGATGCAAAAATACATGCCATCTAAAAATAATCAAATGGGTCCTTTTGTTTTGGGTGGAATATTGGAAGGTTCATTTGACAGTTTATATAAAGGGAGGACGCCTCCAAAAAGAGAAAAAGCTAAAGATAGTAAAACAAAAGTTGAAATTCAACCGAATTCAGGAGATATTTCAGAAGTAAAATATAACAGAATTATGTTATCAGGCACATCCTCAATCGTAAGAAAAGAGTTTTTATCTGACCCTACCTGTGTTACTTATTTTATGAATATTTTGGATTGGCTAGCAGAAGATTATGACCTTTTAAGTATACGTTCTAAAGGATTTATTTACAGACCATTAAACAAGGTTTCTGATGCCGTAAGATTGATTTTTAAATATTCTAATTTGCTTTTACTTCCGATACTCGTTATTTTCTATGGTTTATTCAGGTGGAAAACCAGAAAGATATTAATCGAGAATAGAAGCAAAGAGATTTTGGAGTTAAAAAACTAA
- a CDS encoding ABC transporter permease subunit, giving the protein MVNELRKINFNNILVIFKREINAFFDSPVAYIVIVSFLAVSGWFFSSSIFLINFATLEGYLDILPLIFIFFVPAITMRLFSEEYKSGTIEILSTMPIADYEIILGKYLAGFGIISISILLTLFYPITLFFISKPHVGTIFGSYLGLLFIAMFYSSIGIFASSITKNQIVAFLVSFIICFFFFMAGKTVNILPNSALTSVFEYIGIDSHFNNITKGLIDSRDIIYYFSVSAFFYLLTLRMINIRK; this is encoded by the coding sequence ATGGTTAACGAGTTAAGAAAAATTAATTTTAATAATATTTTAGTGATTTTTAAAAGGGAGATAAATGCTTTTTTTGATTCCCCTGTTGCATATATTGTTATTGTATCTTTTCTTGCAGTTTCAGGATGGTTTTTTTCATCTTCTATTTTTCTTATTAACTTTGCCACGCTTGAAGGTTATCTTGATATCTTACCTTTGATTTTTATATTTTTTGTTCCTGCCATTACCATGCGTCTTTTCTCGGAGGAATATAAATCCGGCACCATAGAAATATTATCCACAATGCCTATAGCAGATTATGAAATTATTCTGGGTAAATATCTTGCTGGTTTCGGGATTATATCTATTTCAATACTGCTCACGCTTTTTTATCCTATTACACTGTTTTTTATTTCAAAGCCTCATGTAGGAACAATTTTCGGTTCTTATCTGGGTTTATTGTTTATTGCAATGTTTTATAGTTCAATAGGTATTTTCGCTTCCTCGATAACCAAAAATCAGATTGTTGCTTTTTTGGTAAGTTTTATTATTTGTTTCTTCTTTTTTATGGCAGGAAAAACTGTAAATATACTGCCCAACTCAGCGTTAACCTCTGTTTTTGAATATATCGGGATTGACAGTCATTTTAACAATATTACAAAAGGGCTTATAGATTCAAGGGATATAATATATTATTTTTCTGTTTCAGCTTTTTTCTATCTCCTGACATTAAGAATGATAAATATTAGAAAATGA